Proteins found in one Mytilus edulis chromosome 2, xbMytEdul2.2, whole genome shotgun sequence genomic segment:
- the LOC139511050 gene encoding uncharacterized protein, with translation MRLKRKWQELRCKINKEIELAHNNYVNNLIGDLKQDSKPFWKYIKNQKADKQGIPPLKTHDKKTADTDQQKAEALNTQFTSVYTETEYESIPYKTPPVDKIINIIVTTKGVEKILKNINASKAMSPDGIHPRVLKELAPNISEVMAHFFQQCINRGTIPDEWKIANICPLFKKNDRTIPSTDQFH, from the coding sequence ATGAGATTAAAACGAAAATGGCAAGaattaagatgcaaaattaacaAAGAAATTGAATTAGCCCACAACAACTACGTCAACAACTTAATAGGCGATTTAAAACAAGACTCTAAACCCTTTTGGAAATATATCAAAAACCAGAaagcagacaaacagggaataccaccacttaAGACTCATGATAAAAAGACCGCAGATACAGACCAACAAAAAGCTGAGGCATTGAACACTCAGTTTACAAGTGTATATACAGAGACAGAATATGAATCTATTCCATACAAAACTCCTCCTGtagacaaaataataaacatcATAGTAACAACCAAGGGGGTAGAGAAGATACTAAAAAATATTAATGCATCAAAAGCGATGAGCCCTGATGGTATACACCCAAGAGTACTTAAAGAACTGGCACCTAACATATCAGAGGTAATGGCTCACTTTTTCCAACAATGCATCAACAGAGGAACCATCCCAGATGAATGGAAAATTGCTAATATATGCCCATTATTCAAAAAGAACGACAGAACCATCCCAAGTACAGACCAGTTTCACTAA